In Gammaproteobacteria bacterium, a single genomic region encodes these proteins:
- a CDS encoding ABC transporter substrate-binding protein: MKTLFKGLLLILSLSITTMVQAMDWLKETPSLVELVESGKLPPIDKRIPDDVQVARLTPGQVPGEHGGELRLLMGKQKDIRQIVIYGYARLVGYTPELNLEADILKSVDVIE; the protein is encoded by the coding sequence ATGAAAACTCTGTTTAAAGGCCTATTGCTCATCCTGTCGTTGTCGATAACGACAATGGTGCAGGCGATGGACTGGCTTAAGGAGACGCCCTCACTGGTGGAACTGGTCGAATCCGGAAAGCTACCACCGATCGACAAAAGGATACCGGATGATGTGCAGGTAGCCCGGTTAACCCCCGGCCAGGTTCCCGGCGAGCACGGCGGCGAGCTGCGTCTGCTAATGGGCAAGCAAAAGGATATTCGACAAATCGTCATCTATGGTTACGCGCGTCTGGTAGGTTATACCCCTGAACTAAATCTCGAAGCTGATATTCTGAAGAGTGTCGATGTAATTGAAA